One Pseudomonas entomophila genomic window carries:
- a CDS encoding NEL-type E3 ubiquitin ligase domain-containing protein: MDQLVERRLPAWLTAAQLEDLQGYQQALKAQQACAEQMRHLLERIPTLEAFAVPRLEKALLDQGEGEIEPRQAFVELSEEFPLPSAAERLYRPTVTYRSRHSLLAAALHNFHAQETQPWLKRQAHLVGPKGARLGLSFERFAALCRDLNIGAGYQALLKGILKPKAGRGQPEDAARKAIERLFQDTVRTRLHACVYESRFRGRLDAWDLQRLLSLFAQQPWQVPGAGTLTPRQLNLLGKPMIGVVTLEWRPSPEAEVDEVIAWLPGDPEHELRHYDSWDHLYQDLSRRLRESTFRQFFRRFVKASDRAPFDSTLMQLLAASPTTTAVELDGRHLPVKGSLFEHAGTQQIARLFDDARYLAVPTGDEDRQDRQARLQALLGAGLDLLSLAALFMPLVGELLLVGTAAQLLDEVYEGYKDWRLGDRQGALDHLFAVAQSVVLAGVGAGAVQLLRRAPFVDLLEPLTDAKGRLKLFRQHERAHLEQGMTTLAQHALAQEGQHLLSSDVDILLKSTGFRVDQLRRLCVEHAAPSARLLDVCERMRLHAQQPRLRGKAFDQALAQARPAPTADQALLIRNFDGLSPRAAEEIITHCSTVQLERLRKTGRVPLAMAERARWYLRDSRLDLACLGIRLPSALNVDSEQLMMRLIEREAPWSAERAVQLRVGRREGLLLFKSQGEALEPALVIVRGEQGYTLQGADEAVTVGADGAFSEVLLRCLDADQRQALGRADLSARQLREALAELAWADREQAAELIGLAPVGAGVRPPRRFADGRLGFALSGGGESSQQAIRRGIHQIFPTLSELQLDAYLEAVRARGQNLWEHYQALQRNLADLRQALAGWQSQWRTPIDAIRRRRVVETLRRGWRRKLVDVNDEYELVIDGEHVGELPALPEDVTFPHVQRLVLRDMVLQDIDAAFLGRFPNLVELDLSHNRLTQVPEGIEALVHLRRLNLSNNQLVIDARANSVFAQLALLDSIELSFNPLMQAPDLSGLRHVRHVHLRATQLTSVAELLERTPWRALVDARDNRIAQLEQDLHGLRQRVSRMDLHDNPLDTASSRRLDQWRGGAAPGEWGSASYRHREAGQTARERWTETRDATLRAQRQATWDRLREEPGSADLFRFLGDFRHTEDFDSHPGHYRRRIWRILDACEQNEVLREQLFREAGGPRSCEDRLLLLLNQLEVGVLVQQGLAGLSAERLEQGLLRLGRQLHRLDLVDEIAARHVARMRASGSGQVDEIEVRLFYRNQLAKALELPIQVEDMHFAGYANVTEAEVIQAQVDVLQSETPQTLQATLVHRPFWRNYLRRHHAARFEALAEPFHDRLAAFEAQAESGAEQPYVQQANDLMHELELAERQLEVTLTEEAWSRYEP, translated from the coding sequence GTGGATCAACTTGTCGAGCGTCGTTTGCCCGCCTGGTTGACCGCTGCGCAGTTGGAGGACCTGCAGGGTTATCAGCAGGCGCTGAAAGCGCAACAGGCGTGCGCCGAACAGATGCGCCACCTGCTTGAGCGGATTCCAACCCTCGAGGCTTTTGCCGTGCCGCGGTTGGAGAAAGCCTTGCTGGATCAGGGGGAGGGGGAAATCGAGCCACGGCAGGCCTTCGTGGAACTCAGCGAGGAGTTCCCGCTGCCGTCCGCCGCCGAGCGCCTCTATCGCCCTACTGTCACTTACCGTTCCAGGCATAGCCTGCTGGCGGCCGCGCTGCATAACTTCCATGCTCAGGAAACCCAGCCCTGGCTCAAGCGCCAAGCCCATCTGGTTGGCCCGAAAGGGGCCAGGCTCGGGCTCAGCTTCGAGCGTTTCGCCGCTCTTTGTCGTGATCTGAACATAGGCGCTGGATATCAGGCGTTGCTCAAGGGCATCCTCAAACCCAAGGCCGGGCGTGGGCAGCCCGAAGACGCCGCGCGCAAGGCGATCGAGCGCCTGTTCCAAGACACCGTGCGCACACGTCTGCATGCTTGTGTGTACGAGTCGAGGTTCAGGGGGCGACTGGATGCGTGGGATCTGCAGCGCCTGTTGTCGTTGTTCGCGCAGCAGCCCTGGCAGGTTCCCGGGGCAGGCACCTTGACGCCGCGACAGCTGAATCTGCTTGGCAAGCCGATGATCGGGGTCGTGACGTTGGAGTGGCGCCCCTCGCCGGAGGCCGAGGTCGACGAAGTGATTGCATGGTTGCCCGGCGACCCGGAGCATGAGCTGCGCCATTACGATTCCTGGGACCACTTGTATCAGGATCTGTCGCGACGCCTGCGAGAATCGACGTTCCGCCAGTTCTTCAGGCGCTTCGTCAAAGCCTCGGATCGGGCCCCCTTCGACAGCACCTTGATGCAATTGCTGGCAGCGTCACCCACCACGACGGCAGTGGAGTTGGATGGGCGACACCTGCCTGTCAAGGGCAGCCTTTTCGAACACGCCGGCACCCAGCAGATCGCGAGGCTCTTCGATGACGCTCGGTACTTGGCTGTGCCCACGGGCGACGAGGACCGCCAGGACCGCCAGGCGCGTCTGCAGGCGCTGCTGGGGGCCGGGCTGGACCTGCTGAGTCTGGCTGCTTTGTTCATGCCCCTCGTGGGTGAGCTGTTGCTGGTGGGCACTGCCGCGCAGCTGCTGGACGAGGTGTATGAGGGCTACAAGGATTGGCGTCTGGGTGATCGCCAAGGTGCCCTGGACCACCTGTTCGCTGTCGCCCAGAGCGTGGTGTTGGCCGGGGTGGGCGCTGGGGCCGTTCAGCTGCTGCGGCGGGCGCCCTTTGTCGATCTGCTGGAGCCTTTAACGGATGCCAAGGGCCGCTTGAAGCTGTTTCGCCAGCATGAGCGTGCCCACCTCGAACAGGGCATGACCACGCTTGCCCAGCATGCGCTGGCCCAAGAGGGGCAGCACTTGCTTTCCAGCGACGTCGACATCCTGCTGAAATCAACCGGCTTCAGGGTGGACCAGTTGCGTCGCCTGTGCGTGGAGCACGCCGCCCCTTCGGCCCGTCTGCTCGATGTGTGCGAGCGCATGAGGCTGCATGCGCAGCAGCCTCGGCTCAGGGGGAAGGCGTTTGACCAGGCACTGGCGCAAGCGCGACCGGCACCCACGGCGGATCAGGCATTGCTGATACGCAATTTTGACGGCCTGTCACCACGGGCGGCGGAAGAAATCATCACGCATTGCAGCACGGTGCAGCTCGAACGCCTGCGTAAAACAGGGCGTGTGCCCCTGGCAATGGCCGAGCGCGCTCGCTGGTACCTGCGTGACAGCCGCCTGGACCTGGCCTGCCTGGGCATAAGGCTGCCCAGCGCGCTCAATGTCGACAGCGAACAACTGATGATGCGCCTGATCGAGCGCGAGGCCCCTTGGAGCGCGGAGCGTGCAGTGCAACTGCGGGTAGGCCGTCGCGAAGGGCTGCTGCTGTTCAAAAGCCAGGGCGAAGCGCTGGAGCCGGCGCTGGTCATTGTGCGTGGCGAGCAGGGTTATACCCTGCAAGGGGCGGATGAGGCTGTGACTGTGGGGGCCGACGGGGCATTTTCCGAGGTGCTGTTGCGCTGCCTCGACGCCGATCAGCGTCAGGCCCTGGGGCGTGCCGACCTGAGTGCTCGGCAGTTGCGCGAAGCCTTGGCCGAGTTGGCCTGGGCGGATCGTGAGCAGGCGGCCGAGCTGATCGGTCTGGCGCCAGTCGGCGCCGGGGTCCGGCCGCCCCGGCGCTTCGCTGATGGGCGCCTGGGCTTTGCGCTGAGTGGGGGAGGGGAAAGCAGCCAACAGGCGATCCGCCGAGGCATTCACCAGATCTTTCCGACGCTCAGCGAGTTACAGCTCGATGCCTACCTGGAAGCGGTACGTGCGCGTGGGCAGAACCTGTGGGAGCATTACCAGGCGTTGCAGCGCAACCTGGCTGACCTGCGCCAGGCCCTGGCGGGCTGGCAGTCCCAATGGCGAACGCCGATCGATGCCATACGCCGCCGTCGCGTCGTCGAGACGCTGCGCCGTGGGTGGCGGCGCAAACTGGTCGACGTCAACGATGAGTACGAGTTGGTGATCGACGGTGAGCATGTCGGCGAACTGCCTGCACTGCCCGAGGATGTGACGTTCCCCCATGTCCAGCGCCTGGTACTGCGTGACATGGTGTTACAGGACATCGACGCGGCGTTCCTTGGACGTTTTCCAAATCTGGTGGAACTGGACCTGAGCCACAATCGCCTGACCCAGGTACCCGAAGGGATCGAGGCGCTGGTTCATCTCAGGCGCTTGAACTTGTCGAACAACCAGTTGGTGATCGATGCGCGGGCCAACAGCGTGTTCGCTCAGCTGGCATTGCTGGATTCGATCGAGTTGAGCTTCAATCCGTTGATGCAGGCGCCCGACCTTTCGGGCTTGCGTCATGTACGGCATGTGCATTTGCGCGCCACGCAACTGACGAGTGTGGCCGAATTGCTCGAACGTACACCCTGGCGTGCCCTGGTCGATGCCCGGGACAACCGGATTGCGCAACTGGAGCAGGATCTGCATGGGTTGCGTCAACGGGTGTCGCGTATGGACTTGCATGACAATCCGCTGGATACCGCCAGCAGCCGGCGGCTCGACCAATGGCGTGGCGGCGCCGCGCCAGGTGAATGGGGCAGTGCCTCCTACCGGCATCGCGAGGCAGGCCAGACCGCGCGTGAGCGCTGGACCGAGACGCGCGACGCCACATTACGCGCCCAGCGTCAGGCCACCTGGGATCGCTTGCGCGAAGAGCCGGGTTCGGCCGACTTGTTCCGCTTTCTGGGGGATTTCCGGCATACCGAGGACTTCGACAGCCACCCGGGGCACTACCGACGACGGATATGGCGCATCCTGGATGCCTGTGAGCAGAATGAAGTCCTGCGTGAGCAGTTGTTCCGCGAAGCCGGTGGGCCGCGCAGTTGCGAGGATCGCCTGTTGTTGTTGCTCAATCAGTTGGAAGTGGGGGTGCTGGTTCAGCAGGGGCTTGCCGGCCTGTCGGCGGAAAGGCTCGAACAGGGGCTGCTCCGCCTTGGCCGGCAACTCCACCGCCTCGACCTGGTCGATGAGATTGCCGCGCGGCATGTGGCGCGCATGCGCGCCAGTGGCTCAGGGCAAGTCGATGAGATCGAAGTGCGGTTGTTCTATCGCAATCAGTTGGCAAAGGCCTTGGAGTTGCCGATACAGGTCGAGGACATGCATTTCGCGGGCTATGCCAATGTGACCGAGGCCGAAGTGATACAGGCGCAGGTCGACGTATTGCAGAGCGAAACACCACAGACGTTGCAGGCGACGCTGGTGCACCGCCCGTTCTGGCGTAACTACCTCAGGCGGCACCATGCCGCGCGTTTCGAAGCCTTGGCCGAACCGTTCCATGACCGCTTGGCGGCGTTCGAGGCACAGGCTGAAAGTGGGGCGGAGCAGCCCTATGTGCAGCAGGCCAATGATCTGATGCACGAGTTGGAACTCGCCGAGCGACAACTGGAGGTGACGCTGACCGAAGAGGCCTGGTCGCGTTACGAGCCGTGA
- the glpD gene encoding glycerol-3-phosphate dehydrogenase produces the protein MSQPVSSQPPLHDCYDIAVIGGGINGVGIAADAAGRGLKVFLCEKDDLAQHTSSASSKLIHGGLRYLEHYEFRLVREALAEREVLLAKAPHIVKPMRFVLPHRPHLRPAWMIRAGLFLYDHLGKRKRLGASRSLRFGPGYPLKPAITRGFEYADCAVDDARLVVLNAMAAREKGADIRTRTRCLRAERIDGLWQVELQHADGSQQTIRARAVVNAAGPWVASFIKDDLKLDAPYGIRLIQGSHIIVPRLYEGEHAYILQNEDQRIVFCIPYLDRFTLIGTTDREYSGDPAKVAITEQETDYLLQVVNQHFNHQLGRPDILHTYSGVRPLCNDESDNPSAVTRDYTLALSADQGQAPLLSVFGGKLTTYRKLAESAMEQLKPYFTQMQGSWTGTAALPGGENLSNVQALVDTLMAQHAWLPLDIAQRWAHTYGSRTWRLLDGAQGPEDLGQAIGGGLFTREVDYLCDQEWATSAEDILWRRTKLGLFTSAPEQQALAHYLQQRAAGQAGSRAA, from the coding sequence GTGTCCCAGCCCGTTTCGTCCCAGCCCCCCCTGCACGACTGCTACGACATCGCCGTGATCGGCGGTGGCATCAATGGCGTGGGCATCGCTGCCGATGCTGCCGGGCGCGGCCTTAAAGTGTTCCTTTGCGAAAAGGACGACCTGGCCCAGCACACCTCGTCGGCCAGCAGCAAGCTGATCCACGGCGGCCTGCGCTACCTGGAGCACTACGAGTTCCGCCTGGTGCGCGAAGCCCTGGCCGAACGCGAAGTGCTGCTGGCCAAGGCGCCGCATATCGTCAAGCCGATGCGTTTCGTGCTACCACACCGCCCGCACCTGCGCCCAGCCTGGATGATCCGCGCCGGCCTGTTCCTCTATGACCACCTGGGCAAGCGCAAGCGCCTGGGCGCCTCGCGCAGCCTGCGCTTCGGCCCGGGATACCCGCTCAAGCCTGCCATCACCCGTGGTTTCGAATACGCCGACTGCGCCGTCGATGACGCGCGCCTTGTCGTGCTGAACGCCATGGCGGCACGGGAAAAGGGCGCCGACATCCGTACCCGCACCCGTTGCCTGCGCGCCGAACGCATCGATGGCCTGTGGCAGGTGGAACTGCAACACGCCGATGGCAGCCAGCAGACCATCCGCGCCCGCGCCGTGGTCAATGCCGCAGGCCCATGGGTGGCCAGCTTCATCAAGGACGACCTCAAGCTCGACGCACCGTACGGCATTCGCCTGATCCAGGGCAGTCATATCATTGTCCCGCGCCTCTACGAGGGCGAGCATGCCTACATTCTGCAGAACGAAGACCAACGCATCGTCTTCTGCATCCCGTATCTGGATCGCTTTACCCTGATCGGCACCACCGACCGTGAATACAGCGGCGACCCGGCCAAGGTGGCGATTACCGAACAGGAGACCGACTACCTCCTGCAGGTGGTCAATCAGCACTTCAACCACCAGCTCGGTCGGCCCGATATCCTGCATACTTATTCCGGTGTACGCCCCCTGTGCAACGACGAATCGGACAACCCTTCGGCAGTGACTCGCGATTACACGCTGGCATTGTCAGCGGACCAGGGCCAGGCCCCATTGCTGTCGGTATTCGGCGGCAAGCTGACCACCTATCGCAAGCTTGCTGAATCGGCGATGGAACAACTCAAGCCTTACTTCACGCAGATGCAGGGTAGCTGGACCGGCACCGCGGCGCTGCCTGGAGGGGAAAATCTGAGCAACGTGCAGGCCCTGGTAGACACTTTGATGGCCCAGCATGCCTGGCTGCCGCTCGATATCGCACAACGCTGGGCGCACACCTATGGCAGCCGAACCTGGCGCCTGCTCGATGGTGCCCAGGGCCCGGAAGATCTGGGGCAAGCCATCGGTGGCGGCCTGTTCACGCGCGAAGTGGACTACCTGTGCGATCAAGAATGGGCCACGAGTGCCGAGGATATTCTGTGGCGCCGCACCAAACTTGGCCTGTTCACCAGCGCGCCCGAGCAGCAGGCCCTTGCCCATTATCTGCAACAGAGAGCAGCAGGTCAGGCTGGCAGCCGCGCAGCCTGA
- the glpR gene encoding DNA-binding transcriptional repressor GlpR, with the protein MNLPPRQQQILELVRERGYVSIEEMAQLFVVTPQTIRRDINQLAEVNLLRRYHGGAAYDSSIENTAYAMRADQMRDEKQRIAEAVAQQIPDHASLFINIGTTTESIARALLNHSHLKVITNNLHVAAILAAKDDFEVLVAGGTVRRDGGVVGQASVDFINQFKVDFAVVGISGIDEDGSLLDFDYQEVRVSQAIIANARQVILAADSSKFGRNAMVRLGSINLVDCLVTDQAPSVALSQLLNQHKIRLDVV; encoded by the coding sequence ATGAATCTGCCCCCTCGCCAACAACAAATCCTCGAGCTGGTCCGTGAACGTGGCTATGTCAGCATCGAGGAAATGGCGCAGCTGTTCGTCGTCACCCCGCAGACTATCCGCCGCGATATCAACCAGCTCGCCGAGGTCAACCTGCTACGCCGCTACCACGGCGGCGCAGCCTACGACTCGAGTATCGAAAACACCGCCTACGCCATGCGCGCCGATCAGATGCGCGACGAAAAGCAGCGTATCGCCGAGGCCGTGGCCCAGCAGATCCCCGATCATGCCTCGCTGTTCATCAACATCGGCACCACCACCGAATCCATCGCCCGCGCCCTGCTCAACCACAGCCACCTGAAGGTCATCACCAACAACCTGCATGTGGCCGCGATCCTCGCCGCCAAGGACGACTTCGAGGTATTGGTGGCCGGCGGCACGGTGCGCCGCGATGGCGGGGTGGTCGGCCAGGCCAGCGTCGATTTCATCAATCAGTTCAAGGTCGACTTCGCCGTGGTGGGTATCAGCGGCATCGATGAAGACGGCAGCCTGCTGGACTTCGACTACCAGGAAGTGCGCGTGTCCCAGGCGATCATCGCCAATGCCCGCCAGGTCATTCTCGCCGCGGACTCCAGCAAGTTTGGCCGCAATGCCATGGTGCGCCTGGGCTCGATCAACCTGGTCGACTGCCTGGTGACCGACCAGGCCCCTTCGGTCGCCCTCAGCCAGTTGCTCAACCAACACAAGATCCGCCTCGACGTGGTTTGA
- the glpK gene encoding glycerol kinase GlpK, whose translation MTDNLDKNYIIALDQGTTSSRAIIFDRDANVVGTSQREFAQHYPQAGWVEHDPMEIFATQSATMVEALAQAGISHAQVAAIGITNQRETTVVWDKETGRPVYNAIVWQCRRSTEICAQLKRDGHEQYIREATGLVTDPYFSGTKLKWILDNVEGARERAERGELLFGTIDTWLIWKFSGGKVHVTDYTNASRTLMFNIHTLQWDEKLLDILGIPRQMLPEVRPSSEVYGKTKSGIDIAGIAGDQQSALFGQMCVEPGQAKNTYGTGCFLLMNTGDKAVKSSHGLLTTIACGPRGEVAYALEGAVFNGGSTVQWLRDELKIVNDAHDTEYFASKVKDSNGVYLVPAFTGLGAPYWDPYARGALFGLTRGVKVDHIIRAALESIAYQTRDVLDAMQQDCGERLSELRVDGGAVANNFLMQFQADILGTCVERPKMRETTALGAAYLAGLACGFWSGLDELRDKAIIEREFSPQLAEAEKEKLYKGWRKAVDRTRDWEDHDA comes from the coding sequence ATGACTGACAACCTGGACAAGAACTACATCATCGCCCTGGACCAGGGCACCACCAGTTCGCGCGCCATCATCTTCGATCGCGATGCCAATGTGGTCGGCACTTCGCAACGCGAGTTCGCCCAGCACTACCCGCAGGCCGGTTGGGTCGAGCACGACCCGATGGAAATCTTCGCCACCCAATCCGCCACCATGGTCGAGGCCCTGGCCCAGGCCGGCATCAGCCACGCCCAGGTCGCCGCCATCGGCATCACCAACCAGCGTGAAACCACCGTCGTCTGGGACAAGGAAACCGGCCGCCCGGTCTACAACGCCATCGTCTGGCAGTGCCGCCGCAGCACCGAGATCTGTGCCCAGCTCAAGCGCGACGGCCACGAGCAGTACATCCGCGAAGCCACCGGCCTGGTCACCGACCCTTACTTCTCCGGCACCAAGCTCAAGTGGATCCTGGACAACGTCGAGGGTGCCCGTGAACGTGCCGAGCGCGGCGAGCTGCTGTTCGGCACCATCGATACCTGGCTGATCTGGAAGTTCTCCGGCGGCAAGGTGCATGTCACCGATTACACCAACGCCTCGCGCACCCTGATGTTCAACATCCACACGCTGCAGTGGGACGAGAAGCTGCTCGACATCCTCGGTATTCCGCGCCAGATGCTGCCTGAAGTGCGCCCATCGTCCGAGGTCTATGGCAAGACCAAGAGCGGTATCGACATCGCCGGTATCGCCGGTGACCAGCAGTCGGCGCTGTTCGGCCAGATGTGCGTGGAACCCGGCCAGGCCAAGAACACTTATGGCACCGGCTGCTTCCTGCTGATGAACACCGGCGACAAGGCGGTCAAGTCGTCCCACGGCCTGCTCACCACCATTGCCTGTGGTCCGCGCGGCGAAGTGGCCTATGCGCTGGAAGGAGCGGTGTTCAATGGTGGCTCCACCGTGCAGTGGCTGCGTGACGAACTGAAGATCGTCAACGACGCCCACGACACCGAATACTTCGCCAGCAAGGTCAAGGACAGCAACGGCGTGTACCTCGTGCCTGCCTTCACCGGCCTGGGCGCCCCCTACTGGGACCCCTATGCCCGTGGCGCCCTGTTCGGGCTGACCCGCGGTGTAAAGGTGGACCACATCATCCGTGCCGCCCTGGAATCGATCGCCTACCAGACCCGCGACGTGCTCGACGCCATGCAGCAGGACTGCGGCGAACGTCTGTCCGAGCTGCGTGTGGACGGCGGCGCGGTGGCCAACAACTTCCTCATGCAGTTCCAGGCAGACATTCTCGGCACTTGTGTCGAGCGGCCGAAGATGCGTGAAACCACCGCGCTGGGCGCCGCCTACCTGGCGGGCCTGGCGTGCGGCTTCTGGAGCGGCCTGGACGAACTGCGCGACAAGGCGATCATCGAGCGCGAGTTCAGCCCGCAGTTGGCTGAAGCCGAGAAAGAGAAGCTGTACAAGGGCTGGCGCAAGGCCGTGGATCGCACCCGCGACTGGGAAGATCACGACGCCTGA
- a CDS encoding MIP/aquaporin family protein gives MTTALRQPTLSGQCLAEFLGTALLIFFGTGCVAALKVAGASFGLWEISIIWGVGVSMAIYLTAGVSGAHLNPAVSIALALFAGFDKRKLPFYILAQVCGAFCGAALVYTLYSTLFFDFEQAHSMLRGSQASLELASVFSTYPHPSLSISQAFLVEVIITAILMAVIMALTDDNNGLPRGATAPLLIGLLIAVIGSAMGPLTGFAMNPARDFGPKLMTFLAGWGEIAFTGGRDIPYFLVPVFAPILGASLGAALYRGLIARNLPTTQAANLQTDDNPQGDTQAS, from the coding sequence ATGACGACTGCTCTACGACAACCCACGCTTTCTGGCCAGTGCCTTGCCGAATTCCTCGGCACCGCCCTGCTCATCTTCTTCGGCACAGGTTGTGTCGCCGCGCTCAAGGTCGCCGGCGCCAGCTTCGGCCTCTGGGAGATCAGCATCATCTGGGGGGTCGGCGTGAGCATGGCGATCTACCTGACCGCCGGCGTTTCCGGCGCGCACCTGAACCCGGCGGTGAGCATCGCCCTGGCCCTGTTCGCCGGCTTCGACAAACGCAAGCTGCCGTTCTACATCCTCGCCCAGGTGTGTGGCGCGTTCTGCGGCGCCGCCCTGGTCTATACCCTGTACAGCACCCTGTTCTTCGATTTCGAACAGGCCCACAGCATGCTGCGCGGCAGCCAGGCCAGCCTGGAGTTGGCCTCGGTGTTCTCCACCTACCCGCATCCGTCGCTGTCGATCAGCCAGGCGTTCCTGGTCGAAGTGATCATCACCGCCATCCTGATGGCCGTGATCATGGCCCTGACCGACGACAACAACGGCCTGCCCCGTGGCGCCACCGCACCGCTGCTGATCGGCCTGCTGATCGCGGTGATCGGCAGCGCCATGGGCCCGTTGACCGGCTTCGCGATGAACCCGGCGCGTGATTTCGGGCCCAAACTGATGACATTCCTGGCCGGCTGGGGCGAAATCGCCTTCACGGGTGGGCGCGACATCCCGTATTTCCTGGTTCCGGTGTTCGCACCGATTCTCGGCGCCAGCCTGGGCGCGGCCCTCTACCGTGGCCTGATTGCCCGCAACCTGCCGACGACGCAAGCCGCGAACCTGCAGACAGACGATAATCCTCAGGGTGACACCCAGGCTTCCTGA